In the genome of Aedes aegypti strain LVP_AGWG chromosome 2, AaegL5.0 Primary Assembly, whole genome shotgun sequence, the window TAGAAGCATGTTTTTGATTCCATCATGACCAGGCGCTTTTTAAGGTTTCAAATTGCGAATGATTGTGGCAATTTCCTTGGGCGGACTAACCAGGAGTTATCGGCCACAGGCGGAGAAAGAGAAATCTGTTCGACAGAACGCTCAACAGCTTCAACAGTGTCCTTATCACTAGTAGCTTGATTGTTGTGAGCAAGCGCGAAACTTTCAGCAAGCTGTTTGGCCTTCTCCTTAGGACAAGCGTATAACGTGTCTCCACTGCGCAGTGGAGGGCTGTACTTAGTCGTTTTCTTTAAAGCTTTAGTGATGCGCCAAAGTTTATTATCGCCCCGCTCCATAGTAGCTAACGTGTGAGAAAACTTGCTGAACCGTGCGTTTGCGCATTCCCCACGAATGCGATCATTTAACGaaaaaacaatttgtttcaGCATAGGATCTCTGGTTCTCATCCACTGCCGTCGACGCCGGTTACGAAGCTGGATGAGGAGTTTTGTTTCGTCGGGAATTTGCGCTACATCGTACGAACGAGGGGTGATCAGCGGCACAGCAAATGATTCTGCGTCGAGAAGAGcgtctttgaagaaattgagcgcagtattaactccattttcaTCGCGGATGTTGGAAAACATAGAGTCGTTTGGACACAATTTGGTGTTAATCAACCGTTGGTAAGCAACCCAAGAAACAATTATTGTTGGATGAGATGTTTCTTGAAATTGCATAATTAAACtatatgtttatttaaaattgatttgtttGAGTCGAAACAATTGTTCAACTCATGTTCACCCAGAAATGGAGAACCTATTCAACAACTGAGGTTCTAAAAGCGTGATATATAAACGTCTGTTCGATCGCATGCACTCAGATGTTCTACATTATAAACACCATGAAAAAACAACATACACTTTTATTAAACACTTAAACCCCTAAGCTGTATTTCAAAAGTCTAAAAGTGACAGTTCAACGTTTCATAAACAATAGTGTAAGACATATCGATGTCTAATTGTTGAAGAgaagtggaaaaaatcattaaacGTAATAGTTACTAAGATTATCAATAATAAGCATAATACAACTTTAATTCCACGCTTCTTCCACCTTAGTACATACAAAACATGCCGAACAACATCGTTCCGTGATTGTTATTCGCCTATGGTAAATATAGAGTTGAACAGACAGAATTGAATAAAGGTGATAATAAGGTTGCTTAaacattcaaataaataaacaaagagGAACAAAAACACAAATTAATTTTGAGCGTTTTCATCTCAGTGTTATGTTTATAATAACAAATCGTATTTTGGAGTCATCTGAAAAGctattatttttattgattatcactagATACATTTTCTCGACGAGGCTCGATCTCCGGATCCTTTAATTGGCAGCTGTCTACATCCACACTGTTCTATCCATGTTTGTAAGTTTCTGCAGTATTATAGGCGTACTTAAAGAATAGATATATAAACGAAACACTTGCTAAATTACCGTTTTTTAAATGGTATACAAACATTTTTATCACTGTTGTTTATTAGTGCTTATACAAAACCATCAACGCAACGTTGTTTCCCGTTTGATCATTTATAAACGTATATGTTTGCTATAAGCGCTACTAAtgttcaataaaaatcgattaacCACTTCTAAAACAAACTGGTAACACTGACTTTCTGTTCATGGTGTCTGAATGTCAAACCAAAACAACAACAGTTCTGTCGATCTCTTTTTCcgtattagttttttttattgtgaaaaATGGGTAAAGGTATGTATTACAATTCTAGGATTCATTCTAAACTTGAAGAATATAATATATTGCATGCTCTTACAGACTATTTTGTGGTGGTACAAACAATAGAGGCTGGTAAGCCAGTGTTGACAGTGGTCCCACACAAATGGGTGGATGGGAATACTCTCTTATGGCCCCCCAAGCAGGCAAATGAACTACGGAAGAATGCTGCATCGTTGCCCATGTCCTCCTGGAGTAAAATGTCCTGTTCAGTGAAACGTAAATATATTCCAACTTTCGCGGATGCTGAACAAGAGGCTGACGAACTTTCGGGCCTATCCACCGACGCTTCAGATTTTGCTCCAAGGCGCAAGAAGAAGTTCAAGAAACCGGCATTCAACAAGGAGATTGATTTAAACCATCTGGTAACTGGTCAAGGTAAGCACCATTTGAATATatacgtaatttttgaattttccctaaATCAAATTGAATCGTACTGATATTTTCCTATTTTTCAGCCGGATGCGGATAGAATTATCAAACAAATTTCTGATAAGATCGAGATGGTAGCTGAAAAAGTGGTTGACGAGGTAACTGTAACAGTCCTCAACTCTCTGGAGACAATGTTGGCGAAAACAGCAGCAAAGATCGAAATGCAAATAGATACTGCAATTCGCCAAAAGATGTGCGACCCATATTCTGAGGCATCATCATCCTTCCAATTTTGCCCGGTGACGACTACGGATGGAATAGACGCATTGGAAGAAAATCTCAATAATGAATCGTTTGCCAAGCAGTTGGTAGGTGttaattatttgatttaatATATGGATTTTTAATATTGACGAATCTTGTACTTCATTCTCAAACTTATTTTTAGTTCGCTCATATGAAAAGGATTATTGGACACACCGGCGATGCCTGTAACGGATTGAATATTGCGTATGGATTGATTGACCACTTTTTCGACAGGAAGTTGATGCTATTTTGCTCTTGGACGGGTGAAAGCAGAGGAGATAGCGTCAAATATCCTATGAAGAAATGTGTCAATATTCTTGACATTTTCTTCAAACTTATCTGTAGTGTGAATAGCACATTCTCACGTACATTGcttgaagatttcttcaagaggATCACAAGAAACTCAAAAAAGAGAAGCGAATCAAAAGGCAAGCGACAATCCACAATTCACCGAAGGGCGAAGACAAAAAAGGAGAACAAAAGTAGCAATTCCGGTGAGTAAATCTATAACATATATAAACATTTTGGCATGGCACAGACAAATAGACGTCAGGttattttttgatttccttttttGTGTTACTTTAGTTTGTCtgtgtcaaaattttgaaacgtgGTAGATTACAAATGAACAACATATTAGCACTGTTAGGGCAAATGTACCACTACATAAGGCCAAACAGCTAAAATGTTCTTCTACaatagcagggctggtagcaggtctctgtTAAGAAATTTGGTCTCTATTCAATGCatcgtaaaaaaatatataaccaATAGTGCTA includes:
- the LOC110676170 gene encoding uncharacterized protein LOC110676170, with translation MLAKTAAKIEMQIDTAIRQKMCDPYSEASSSFQFCPVTTTDGIDALEENLNNESFAKQLFAHMKRIIGHTGDACNGLNIAYGLIDHFFDRKLMLFCSWTGESRGDSVKYPMKKCVNILDIFFKLICSVNSTFSRTLLEDFFKRITRNSKKRSESKGKRQSTIHRRAKTKKENKSSNSGE